From the Rhinoderma darwinii isolate aRhiDar2 chromosome 12, aRhiDar2.hap1, whole genome shotgun sequence genome, one window contains:
- the LOC142665086 gene encoding olfactory receptor 1G1-like, whose amino-acid sequence MLDNDTVESVDYTPCLRFYRLPSFTMENVNKTFVTEFILLAFSEFHQYQILLFTVILFTYIVCIAGNITIILLVTVKHSLHMPMYFFISIFAAEEILFVSVPIPKLLANLMAGDKKISFIGCFVQIYSFITMGQVESICIIIMAFDRHLAINRPLHYMVIMNQKLCIRLAILPWFIGLFNSLIVTIFTLFLDFCGPNEINHFFCDLAPLQNLACSDTYVSSIVTTTAATIGTVVPFMIIVGLYTKIIVTVSKIKSSSGKHKAFSTCSSHLMVAMLFFFTAFVIYLRPNSNQYDKFYSLMYTVVTPVFNPFIYALRNRDVKNILKKYLRQVLSQTRTPSNSIVIRAITPLKDSRPHSDNFFKTRSQPSHLEVATSLAFENPSNIPCVG is encoded by the coding sequence ATGCTGGACAATGACACGGTTGAATCAGTTGACTATACACCATGTCTCCGTTTTTACAGGCTACCTTCATTTACAATGGAGAACGTCAATAAGACCTTTGTGACCGAGTTTATCCTATTGGCTTTTTCTGAGTTCCATCAGTATCAGATTTTACTCTTCACTGTTATCTTATTTACATACATTGTTTGCATTGCTGGAAATATTACTATTATTCTACTGGTCACAGtgaaacattccctccacatgCCTATGTATTTCTTTATTAGTATATTTGCTGCTGAAGAAATCTTGTTTGTATCTGTTCCAATTCCGAAGCTCTTAGCCAACCTAATGGCAGGTGATAAGAAAATATCCTTCATTGGTTGCTTTGTACAGATATATTCATTTATTACCATGGGGCAAGTGGAAAGTATTTGCATTATCATAATGGCCTTTGACAGGCACTTAGCTATTAACAGGCCGTTGCATTATATGGTTATTATGAACCAAAAACTCTGTATACGACTGGCCATTCTTCCTTGGTTTATTGGCTTATTTAACTCTTTAATTGTTAccatttttacattatttttagatttttgtGGCCCTAATGAGATCAACCATTTTTTCTGTGATTTGGCTCCACTGCAAAATCTGGCATGTTCCGATACATACGTCAGCAGTATAGTGACAACCACAGCTGCCACCATCGGAACCGTTGTCCCATTTATGATCATTGTTGGGCTCTATACTAAAATCATTGTAACAGTTTCCAAGATAAAAAGTTCTTCGGGTAAACATAAAGCTTTCTCCACGTGTTCATCTCATCTTATGGTTGCCATGTTATTTTTCTTCACAGCCTTTGTTATTTACCTCAGGCCTAACAGCAACCAGTATGACAAATTTTATTCTCTCATGTACACAGTTGTCACTCCAGTATTTAACCCTTTTATATATGCATTAAGAAATAGAGATGTGAAGAATATTCTTAAAAAGTATCTCAGACAAGTTTTATCACAAACCAGGACACCATCCAATAGTATCGTCATTAGGGCTATTACACCCTTGAAGGACTCACGTCCTCATAGTGACAATTTCTTCAAGACACGAAGCCAGCCCAGCCATCTGGAGGTCGCAACAAGTTTGGCTTTTGAAAACCCcagcaatattccatgtgtgggctAA